A stretch of DNA from Thermodesulfobacteriota bacterium:
TGCGGGCTGGAAAGATACCTGCTTTCTATGACGCGCTTCTCGCGCGGCGAGAGCTTCGTCAGGCCCTCTTCGAGCCCCCTCTGCGCAAGGACGTTCGTCTCGATGTTCACGAGGACGTCTTCCTGCGAGGGGCCTTCCACGGCCAGCGTGTCGACGTATGTTATCGAGTTGTCGTCGGTGACGGTGGAGTCCAGCGAAAAGTCCCTTGCCGCCGTCCTAAGCTCCATGTCTATGACGTCCTTCTCCCTTACGCCGAAGAGCTTGGCCACCTTGCCTGCGTCCTCTTCGGAGAGGGTTCCGCCGTCCAGATGAAGCTGCCGCCTGGCCCTTCCTATTTTATGGAAGAGCTTCCTTTCGGCCTGTGTCGTGCCGATCTTCACCTGGCTCCAGAACTTCATGATGTGGTTCTGTATGCCCGCACGTATCCACCACACCGCGTAGGATATGAGCCTGTAGCCCCTGTGCGGGTTGAATTTCTTTACGGCTTTCATGAGCCCGAGAGTGCCTTCCTGAACGAGATCCGTCAAAGGGAATCCGTACGACGCATATTCCGACGCTATCTTCACGACGAATCTCAGGTTGGACACTATGAGCTGGTTTGCAGCTTCGAGGTCCTTGTCTTCATAGTACCTCAAGGCAAGGGCATGTTCCTCGTCCCTGCTCAGAACCGGGTATTTCTCGATTTCCCTGAGAAATATTCCCATCGGCTCTCTAACTGCTATGGCATTCGTCAATTTTCATACCTCCTTTTGGAAAACTAATCATCATCCGGGAAATGTCAAGGGGGAGGAGGCATTATGGTAGATACAAAAATTTAGTGAGTTATCAAGGTGTTAGACGCTAATTGCTGATGTATTTCTTATGATTTGGACGGATAAAGCCTCAAAAGGCCCGTTTTTCGGTCAAAACGGGCCGCGGGCTTTAATTTTTACCGTTAGACGCCGGCCGCTTCCACGACCCTGGCCGCGGCTTCCCGCATGTCGCCGCCGGTGATGATATTGAGGCCGGATTCGGAAAGCATCTTCCTTCCGAGCTCGACGTTGGTCCCTTCGAGCCTTACGACGAGGGGCACCTGTATGCCGACTTCCCTGGCCGCCGCGATTATGCCCTCGGCTATGGTGTCGCATTTCATGATGCCGCCGAATATGTTGACGAATATCGCCTTTACGTTCGGGTCGCTCAGGATCATCTTGAAGGCCTGGGTGACCTGCTCGGTGCTGGCGCCGCCGCCCACGTCGAGGAAGTTCGCCGGCTCGCCGCCGTGGTACTTGATGATGTCCATCGTCGCCATGGCGAGCCCCGCGCCGTTTACGAGGCAGCCTATGTTGCCGTCGAGCTTGACGTAGCTGATGCTCCACTTCTTGGCCTCGAGCTCGGTCGGGTCCTCTTCGTCCGGGTCGTGATACTTTTCGATGTCGGGATGCCTGAAAAGGGCGTTGTCGTCGAAATTCATCTTCGCGTCGAGTGCGATGAGGTCGCCCGACTTGGTGAGTATGAGCGGGTTTATCTCGGCGAGGGAGCAGTCCTTGTCGGTGAAGAGCTGGTAGAGGGCGGATACGAACTTCACGGCCTTGCCGACGCTCTTTCCCTCGAGCCCGAGGAAGTAAGCGATCTTCCTGCACTGAAAGGGCTGGAGCCCGACTACGGGGTCTATATATTCCTTGAGTATCTTTTCGGGGTGTGTGCGGGCGATCTCTTCGATTTCGACGCCCCCTTCGCGGCTGGCCATTATAACTATCTCTTCCTTCGACCTGTCTATAACCATCCCGAGGTAAAATTCCTTGTCTATATCGGAGGCCTCTTCGACGAGGACCTTCTTCACCAGCTTGCCGTCGGGGCCTGTCTGGTGCGTGACGAGTATCATTCCGATTATTTCGGAGGCTATTTCCTTAACCTGGTCGAGCAGGCTCGCGAGCTTTACGCCCCCGCCCTTGCCCCTTCCGCCGGCGTGAATCTGCGCCTTGATTACGAACTTTCCGGAGTTTAAATCCTGCGCTATCTGGTGCGCTTCTTCTTCGTTAAACGCGACTTTCCCCGTCGGCGTCGCCGCGCCGTAGAGGGATAACAGTTCCTTTGCCTGATACTCGTGTATGTTCACTTCGTAAATCCTCCTTAATAAAAAAAGCGCCTTCGCCGGTTACTGCTTCGAATTTCCCCTGAACTTGTTTATGAGCCACTGGAGCGGGTCGAAGTATGCGTCGACCACCCTCTCCTTGAGCGGGATGATTGCGTTGTCGGTGATGTGTATGTGCTCCGGGCAGACTTCGGTGCAGCACTTCGTGATGTTGCAGTACCCGACGCCGGCGTCCGTCCTGAGGTATGCCCTCCTGTCGTCCGTGTCGAGCGGATGCATTTCGAGCTCGGCTATCTTGATGAGCATTCTCGGGCCTGCGAACGCGTCTTTTTTGTCGTGGTTCCTGAGAATGTGGCAGACATTCTGGCAGAGGAAGCACTCTATGCATTTTCTGAATTCCTGGCTCCTCTCGACATCCTCCTGGTACATGATCCACTTCGTGTCCTTGGCCGGCTTGAAGGGCGGTATGGTCTTTCTGACCTTGTAGTTCCACGAGACGTCGGTGACGAGGTCTTTTATTATCGGGAAGCTCTTTATGGGATATACGGTAACGGGTTTATCGAGCGGGAGCGAATCCATG
This window harbors:
- a CDS encoding RNA polymerase factor sigma-32, with the protein product MGIFLREIEKYPVLSRDEEHALALRYYEDKDLEAANQLIVSNLRFVVKIASEYASYGFPLTDLVQEGTLGLMKAVKKFNPHRGYRLISYAVWWIRAGIQNHIMKFWSQVKIGTTQAERKLFHKIGRARRQLHLDGGTLSEEDAGKVAKLFGVREKDVIDMELRTAARDFSLDSTVTDDNSITYVDTLAVEGPSQEDVLVNIETNVLAQRGLEEGLTKLSPREKRVIESRYLSSPQGKLRELGEELGISKERVRQIEVQALKKLKGEVESSIDSGEVGRASVD
- the sucC gene encoding ADP-forming succinate--CoA ligase subunit beta; translated protein: MNIHEYQAKELLSLYGAATPTGKVAFNEEEAHQIAQDLNSGKFVIKAQIHAGGRGKGGGVKLASLLDQVKEIASEIIGMILVTHQTGPDGKLVKKVLVEEASDIDKEFYLGMVIDRSKEEIVIMASREGGVEIEEIARTHPEKILKEYIDPVVGLQPFQCRKIAYFLGLEGKSVGKAVKFVSALYQLFTDKDCSLAEINPLILTKSGDLIALDAKMNFDDNALFRHPDIEKYHDPDEEDPTELEAKKWSISYVKLDGNIGCLVNGAGLAMATMDIIKYHGGEPANFLDVGGGASTEQVTQAFKMILSDPNVKAIFVNIFGGIMKCDTIAEGIIAAAREVGIQVPLVVRLEGTNVELGRKMLSESGLNIITGGDMREAAARVVEAAGV
- a CDS encoding succinate dehydrogenase/fumarate reductase iron-sulfur subunit, encoding MATAKMRVYRGDSSGGGEVEYDVPVEEGMVVLDAIHFIQANYDGDLAVRWNCKAAKCGSCSAEINGMPKLTCKTRMDSLPLDKPVTVYPIKSFPIIKDLVTDVSWNYKVRKTIPPFKPAKDTKWIMYQEDVERSQEFRKCIECFLCQNVCHILRNHDKKDAFAGPRMLIKIAELEMHPLDTDDRRAYLRTDAGVGYCNITKCCTEVCPEHIHITDNAIIPLKERVVDAYFDPLQWLINKFRGNSKQ